A part of Procambarus clarkii isolate CNS0578487 chromosome 21, FALCON_Pclarkii_2.0, whole genome shotgun sequence genomic DNA contains:
- the LOC138367238 gene encoding uncharacterized protein, whose translation MPIAEYKLLDTEYKLLDTEAEYKLLDTEYKLLDTEAEYKLLDTEYKLLDTEAEYKLLDTEYKLLDTEAEYKLLDTEYKLLDTEPEYKLLDTTAARECLLGELISPDALAQS comes from the exons ATGCCGAT AGCCGAGTACAAACTGCTGGATACAGAGTACAAACTGCTGGATACAGAGGCCGAGTACAAACTGCTGGATACAGAGTACAAACTGCTGGATACAGAGGCCGAGTACAAACTGCTGGATACAGAGTACAAACTGCTGGATACAGAGGCCGAGTACAAACTGCTGGATACAGAGTACAAACTGCTGGATACAGAGGCCGAGTACAAACTGCTGGATACAGAGTACAAACTGCTGGATACAGAGCCCGAGTACAAACTGCTGGATACAACTGCGGCTCGCGAGTGTCTGCTGGGAGAGCTCATCTCACCCGATGCCCTTGCACAGTCATAG
- the LOC123760650 gene encoding zinc finger CCHC-type and RNA-binding motif-containing protein 1, with the protein MANIRGGSSGRPTLAPSRSTVYVSNLPFSLTNTDLHKIFEKFGKLVRVTILRDKNTRKSRGVAFMLYLTREEAQACVRGTDGCEMFGRTLKASIAKDNGRAPEFIRRREYLDKSRCYECGEGGHLSYSCPKNLLGEREPVKKKSKKRKKEFEEDSQKSEILEASDDDDAGDQEINFEDESLSGAIRYQQELREAEAFQSRMAAGEFLKCEPQVHRAKIKQSSYFSDEEELSDS; encoded by the exons ATGGCAAATATCCGTGGTGGTTCTAGTGGGAGACCAACTCTTGCACCGAGCCGTAGCACTGTTTATGTATCAAATTTGCCATTTAGCCTCACCAATACAGATCTACATAAAATTTTTGAGAAGTTTGGAAAACTTGTGAG AGTGACAATTCTTCGAGATAAGAATACTAGAAAGAGCCGTGGCGTTGCCTTCATGTTGTATTTGACTCGTGAGGAAGCTCAAGCCTGTGTGAGAGGGACAGATGGCTGTGAAATGTTTGGTCGCACTTTGAAGGCAAGCATTGCAAAGGACAACGGACGTGCTCCAGAATTTATAAGAAGACGCGAATATCTTGATAAGTCCAG GTGTTATGAATGTGGAGAAGGTGGTCATTTAAGTTATTCCTGCCCAAAAAATCTTCTTGGGGAGAGAGAACCAGTCAAGAAAAAAtccaaaaagagaaaaaaagaatTTGAGGAGGACTCGCAAAAGTCTGAGATATTAGAAGCTAGTGATGACGATGACGCAGGTGACCAAGAGATAAACTTTGAAGATGAATCATTGAGTGGAGCTATTAGGTATCAG CAAGAGCTACGTGAGGCAGAGGCATTCCAAAGCAGAATGGCTGCTGGAGAATTTCTTAAATGTGAACCGCAAGTTCATCGAGCAAAGATAAAACAATCAAGTTACTTCAGTGATGAAGAAGAATTGAGTGACAGTTGA